The Allorhodopirellula heiligendammensis genome includes a window with the following:
- a CDS encoding glycosyltransferase family 2 protein, with translation MKSLIPAPLHNRCGWPWDAAEVQVASTSQPTWPRITVVTPSFNQGAFLEETIRSVLLQNYPNLEYIVVDGGSTDGSGEVLDHYADHISQVIREPDDGQSDAICKGLDRATGELFNWINSDDRLAPGTLCELAQRFDGSYDLYAFNVAVEDAQGQPPTNGDATMVNRNLSAIAMLRCDRYSFSQPGLWFRMSMLRGCGGIDRSLNYGFDWDLIVRYLSEHSRVQYTPSVGAMFRLHDQSKTMVETSKANAAENRFQQENERIRDKLERRLPPRLAAASKLGRRREPWNQYLIDVLDDFERSPMAAACEIVREIVADPRTRASQRAFGSVARLLSRYVRRMPQRTAL, from the coding sequence GTGAAGTCTCTGATTCCCGCGCCGCTGCACAATCGCTGTGGCTGGCCATGGGACGCCGCCGAGGTGCAAGTCGCCAGCACGTCGCAGCCGACATGGCCACGAATCACTGTGGTCACCCCCAGTTTCAATCAAGGTGCGTTTCTGGAGGAAACGATTCGCTCGGTACTGCTACAGAACTATCCAAACTTGGAATACATCGTTGTCGATGGGGGCAGTACCGATGGCAGCGGCGAGGTTCTCGATCACTATGCTGATCACATCTCACAGGTGATCCGCGAGCCTGACGACGGGCAGTCTGACGCCATTTGCAAGGGGCTCGACCGGGCGACCGGCGAACTGTTCAATTGGATCAACTCCGATGATCGGCTCGCACCGGGAACACTTTGCGAGTTGGCCCAGCGATTTGATGGCTCATACGATTTGTATGCGTTCAATGTCGCCGTGGAGGACGCTCAAGGACAACCGCCTACCAACGGTGATGCCACAATGGTGAACCGGAACCTCTCAGCCATCGCGATGCTCCGCTGCGATCGGTATTCGTTCAGCCAACCGGGGTTATGGTTTCGCATGAGTATGCTTCGGGGGTGCGGCGGCATCGACCGTTCGCTCAATTATGGATTTGATTGGGACCTGATCGTGCGGTATCTCAGCGAGCATTCGCGGGTGCAGTACACGCCTTCGGTGGGCGCCATGTTTCGTTTGCACGACCAGTCCAAGACGATGGTCGAGACCTCGAAAGCGAACGCTGCAGAAAATCGTTTTCAGCAGGAAAATGAACGCATCCGCGATAAGCTAGAGCGGAGGTTGCCGCCGCGTCTGGCCGCCGCTTCGAAACTCGGGCGGCGACGAGAACCCTGGAATCAATATCTCATCGACGTGCTCGATGATTTCGAGCGTTCTCCCATGGCGGCGGCTTGTGAAATTGTGCGGGAGATCGTAGCGGACCCGCGGACCCGCGCGTCGCAACGTGCGTTCGGGTCGGTGGCGAGACTGCTGTCACGATACGTACGCCGGATGCCGCAGCGGACAGCTCTGTAG
- a CDS encoding glycosyltransferase, with product MPPTEARQRIAIVFHETYLGCAPSLINAARLFDEHGWDVDIVMRDTDADFAQPPDLGAHVELLRIADGQPARHGAQSATPTSCDTRTWRSRVKHALPARLASSLEAARDRIHAITAGLAPRTWTTRHRFVKGVALATQGRDYDAVIGVDMLGLAAARPLAVARHVPLVYWSLEIMFLRDFWAPAWRRAKRRERADHRAANVLVIQDTERQQALCEENRAGSVPALLIPNSPRGEASADLSRQRFHSQFELKDATRVILHAGSICEGMRSSDLAAVAAMWPRDRVLVFHSHTPIDLQTHYYRDIVASGEGRVLISTKPVPYDELDELIASADIGVVIYDSTLGPNFQLLAGASGKLSHYLRCGVPVISVDNPSIARVLTENQCGIGVDRVEEVADAVQTILADHANYRDRAEKAYLEQFEFERHFQSLLTFLEGAS from the coding sequence GTGCCCCCCACTGAAGCCCGCCAACGGATTGCGATTGTCTTTCACGAGACCTATTTGGGTTGTGCGCCAAGCTTGATCAATGCCGCGCGCCTGTTCGATGAGCATGGTTGGGACGTCGACATTGTGATGCGTGACACCGATGCCGACTTTGCGCAACCACCGGACCTGGGGGCTCACGTCGAGTTGCTGCGGATCGCCGATGGTCAACCCGCCCGCCACGGCGCTCAGTCCGCGACGCCAACCTCGTGCGATACCAGAACCTGGAGGTCGCGAGTCAAACATGCTCTGCCAGCGCGACTCGCGTCATCATTGGAAGCGGCGCGAGATCGTATTCATGCCATCACGGCCGGTCTGGCGCCGCGTACGTGGACGACTCGACATCGCTTTGTGAAGGGGGTGGCCCTCGCCACGCAGGGGCGAGACTACGACGCTGTGATTGGTGTGGATATGCTGGGTTTGGCCGCGGCTCGACCACTCGCAGTTGCACGCCACGTACCGCTGGTGTACTGGTCGCTGGAGATCATGTTTCTGCGTGATTTTTGGGCCCCGGCCTGGCGTCGGGCGAAGCGGCGTGAGCGGGCCGATCACCGTGCAGCCAATGTGCTCGTGATCCAGGATACCGAGCGACAACAGGCGCTTTGCGAAGAAAATAGAGCCGGGAGCGTTCCGGCCCTGTTGATCCCCAATTCTCCGCGTGGTGAAGCGTCTGCCGACCTCTCGCGTCAGCGTTTCCATTCACAATTTGAATTGAAAGACGCGACGCGGGTGATCTTGCACGCCGGTTCGATCTGCGAGGGAATGCGGTCAAGTGATCTCGCCGCCGTAGCCGCGATGTGGCCAAGAGATCGCGTGTTGGTCTTTCACAGTCACACTCCCATTGATTTGCAAACTCACTACTATCGGGACATCGTGGCCAGTGGAGAGGGACGCGTGCTGATTTCGACCAAACCGGTGCCCTACGACGAGCTCGACGAGTTGATCGCGTCCGCGGACATCGGGGTGGTGATCTACGACAGCACCCTGGGACCCAACTTTCAATTACTCGCGGGTGCGTCGGGCAAGCTTTCTCACTACTTGCGGTGTGGTGTGCCCGTGATCAGTGTCGACAATCCAAGTATCGCTCGCGTGCTGACGGAGAATCAATGTGGTATCGGTGTCGATCGTGTTGAAGAGGTCGCTGATGCCGTCCAAACAATCTTAGCGGATCATGCGAACTATCGAGATCGAGCTGAGAAAGCCTATCTCGAACAATTTGAATTCGAGCGGCATTTCCAATCTTTGCTGACCTTTCTCGAGGGTGCATCGTGA
- a CDS encoding PEP-CTERM sorting domain-containing protein (PEP-CTERM proteins occur, often in large numbers, in the proteomes of bacteria that also encode an exosortase, a predicted intramembrane cysteine proteinase. The presence of a PEP-CTERM domain at a protein's C-terminus predicts cleavage within the sorting domain, followed by covalent anchoring to some some component of the (usually Gram-negative) cell surface. Many PEP-CTERM proteins exhibit an unusual sequence composition that includes large numbers of potential glycosylation sites. Expression of one such protein has been shown restore the ability of a bacterium to form floc, a type of biofilm.) — MQRGRRRKLNVFLALSAGVLSLLLDAGTLSAAVFANFSPARHERFLVGDPADPDPLNPTFLLDHTKITGVGLSAAVLVTPQHFLTATHVGVFDPTFVSADGVRHTYGALSRTVLQTTLTSDLTLSNGTVLPAGSVHASDLSLVRLASPISADDGIAPMALFGGSLSSIVGRDVNLFVQSNRAGSDTANFVQQIELNTGAITDGVAYRYDNPPGLPASDELRFSGGDSGRASVTQINGQYVVVGTHMGIGTDSNTGDFYSIDNYVVPYLEQIQAVVALDGYQINVVAVPEPGSTGLMGLVVVLAVIVVKQRTALVMRKRE, encoded by the coding sequence ATGCAGCGAGGGAGGCGCCGGAAACTCAATGTATTTTTAGCGCTGAGTGCAGGAGTCCTATCTCTCTTGCTCGATGCCGGCACGCTATCGGCGGCGGTGTTCGCCAATTTCTCGCCCGCCCGGCACGAACGTTTTCTAGTAGGGGATCCGGCCGACCCCGACCCCCTCAATCCGACTTTTTTGCTCGACCACACCAAAATTACTGGGGTGGGCCTATCGGCGGCGGTGTTGGTCACGCCACAGCATTTCCTGACCGCCACTCATGTTGGGGTATTCGACCCCACCTTTGTATCAGCCGATGGCGTCCGCCACACCTACGGAGCCCTGTCACGAACGGTCCTGCAGACGACGTTGACGTCAGATTTGACGCTGAGCAACGGCACTGTCTTGCCAGCAGGCAGTGTGCACGCGAGTGACCTATCATTGGTCCGCTTGGCCAGTCCTATATCTGCGGACGACGGGATCGCCCCAATGGCACTCTTTGGCGGTAGCCTCTCGTCGATTGTGGGACGCGATGTCAATTTATTTGTACAAAGCAACCGAGCGGGCAGCGACACAGCGAATTTCGTTCAACAGATTGAACTCAACACGGGAGCCATCACTGATGGGGTGGCCTATCGCTACGACAATCCACCGGGATTGCCCGCTTCGGACGAGTTACGTTTTTCTGGTGGTGATTCCGGTCGCGCCTCGGTAACACAGATCAACGGCCAATATGTCGTCGTGGGCACCCATATGGGGATCGGTACCGACAGCAACACCGGTGATTTCTACAGCATCGATAATTATGTGGTGCCCTATCTGGAACAAATCCAAGCAGTTGTTGCTCTGGACGGCTACCAAATCAACGTTGTCGCGGTCCCGGAGCCCGGGTCAACCGGGTTGATGGGGCTTGTCGTTGTCCTGGCGGTGATAGTGGTCAAGCAACGCACTGCTTTGGTCATGCGGAAACGTGAGTAA
- a CDS encoding DUF1553 domain-containing protein, which yields MRLFHPRNICVCLGLVFSNSSFAADRTLPTEAVEFETQIRPIFNEHCVACHGGVKQAADLSFIHRDAALAVIEPGAPEDSLLIDRITSDDEYEIMPPAEHGAALSAENVATLRRWIAEGAQWQQPWSYEKPTAPAIPPTDQDNWCQSPLDHFVLARLEGEGLSPAPPAEPTEWLRRVTFDLTGLPPAAVDVTRFIADLELAGSDEAKHEKVYTSTVERLLGSPQYGERWASVWLDQIRYADSKGLGLDGRREIWKYRDWVIDAYNNDMPFDEFTIRQLAGDLLDDPTIEDLVATAANRLTQSNDEGGTDDEEFRVAAVLDRVSTVWQTWQGITIGCVQCHSHPYDPISHEEFYQSVAFFNNTADSDLGEEFPVLPVPLDSDNNEKAARLDREIRQLEESLWERETDIFSADNADWQPITELVAQADKETDIDVEVRDGITEFYTTDTLSNGTTITLTAHMPSDVDTLSAIRLTLSPRNLETAKADSEWGFVLSQIRASLQVPGQDTVELKLARVIGDEPHPFKDPDQSLNEKSRDGFAAYTRIHYPRTAVLVLATPLSIPASETENEPIELKLELQHGVNALGAFALVSRRGHLAVSGAANLQAQLNADELVADREHLAEVSRQRGKIASTKVPIMRERPASLSRPTHVFIRGLFLTKGDQVSPGVPASMPPLAKPDAAPDHSDPTRLSLANWIASDENPFTARVAVNRVWARLFGIGIVATEEDFGSSGERPSDPALLDHLATRFQGDQAWSQKALLRSIVLSSTYRQDSANRPKVSSSDPENRLLARGPRFRLPAEMVRDAALAASGLLSDKLHGPPVQPPIPDGIWKPFAGDPWKTPGTDDPDRYRRSIYTYIKRSIPYPMFAAFDAPSREFCTPRRLRSNTPLQALTTFNDTTFVECANALATRMLAEHKDIDDQLKFGFITVTSRQPNSTELAALKSLYQSCLDDDDTPVDAMQAVSAVLLNLDEIMSK from the coding sequence ATGCGACTATTTCACCCGCGCAATATTTGCGTTTGCCTAGGACTGGTATTTTCGAATTCTAGTTTCGCCGCCGATCGAACACTGCCTACGGAAGCGGTCGAGTTTGAGACCCAAATTCGACCGATATTCAACGAGCACTGCGTAGCCTGCCACGGAGGAGTGAAACAGGCTGCTGATCTGTCGTTCATTCACCGAGATGCGGCCCTGGCGGTAATCGAACCGGGTGCCCCGGAAGACTCGCTGCTGATCGACCGGATCACCTCGGATGACGAATATGAAATCATGCCTCCCGCCGAGCATGGCGCGGCACTTTCCGCGGAGAACGTGGCGACGTTGAGACGCTGGATTGCTGAAGGTGCCCAGTGGCAACAACCATGGTCCTACGAAAAACCCACGGCACCTGCAATTCCCCCGACTGACCAGGACAACTGGTGCCAGAGCCCGCTGGACCATTTTGTGCTAGCGCGGTTGGAAGGGGAGGGCCTCTCGCCGGCACCGCCCGCCGAGCCGACGGAGTGGTTACGCCGGGTGACGTTCGACCTGACGGGACTGCCTCCCGCTGCGGTCGACGTGACTCGTTTCATCGCTGACCTTGAGTTAGCTGGTAGCGATGAAGCGAAGCATGAGAAGGTCTACACTTCGACGGTCGAACGTTTGCTGGGGTCACCTCAATATGGCGAGCGTTGGGCATCGGTATGGCTAGACCAAATTCGCTACGCCGACTCCAAAGGACTCGGACTCGATGGTCGCCGCGAGATTTGGAAGTACCGCGACTGGGTCATCGACGCATACAACAACGATATGCCGTTCGACGAATTCACGATCCGGCAGCTTGCCGGTGATCTGCTTGATGACCCTACTATCGAAGACCTCGTAGCAACTGCAGCCAATCGTTTGACGCAGTCCAATGATGAGGGCGGCACCGACGATGAAGAGTTCCGGGTTGCTGCGGTGCTCGATCGTGTCAGCACCGTGTGGCAAACCTGGCAAGGCATTACGATCGGTTGCGTGCAATGCCATAGCCACCCCTACGACCCCATCTCCCACGAGGAGTTTTACCAATCCGTGGCGTTCTTCAACAACACCGCCGACAGCGATTTGGGCGAAGAGTTCCCCGTCCTCCCCGTCCCGCTAGACAGTGACAACAACGAGAAGGCCGCACGGTTGGATCGGGAAATCCGCCAGCTCGAAGAGTCCCTGTGGGAGCGGGAAACCGATATTTTCTCAGCTGACAACGCCGACTGGCAGCCGATCACCGAACTCGTCGCCCAGGCGGATAAGGAAACGGACATTGATGTGGAAGTCCGCGATGGGATTACTGAGTTTTATACCACCGACACGCTGTCCAACGGCACAACGATCACCCTGACTGCCCACATGCCGTCCGACGTCGATACCCTCTCGGCGATCCGCCTGACATTGTCACCACGGAATCTCGAGACAGCAAAAGCCGATTCGGAATGGGGGTTCGTGCTATCCCAAATCCGGGCGAGTCTGCAGGTGCCCGGCCAGGATACCGTGGAGCTCAAACTGGCTCGAGTGATCGGAGATGAACCGCATCCGTTCAAGGATCCCGATCAGAGCCTGAACGAAAAATCGCGCGACGGCTTCGCTGCCTACACGCGTATTCACTATCCACGCACCGCAGTGCTCGTGCTAGCTACGCCTCTCTCGATTCCGGCTTCGGAGACCGAAAACGAGCCTATCGAGCTGAAACTGGAACTTCAGCACGGGGTGAACGCGCTTGGTGCCTTTGCCTTGGTATCTCGTCGGGGACATCTCGCAGTCTCCGGGGCGGCAAATTTGCAGGCTCAGCTCAATGCTGACGAGTTGGTCGCCGATCGCGAGCACCTCGCCGAAGTCAGCAGGCAGCGGGGAAAGATTGCGAGCACCAAGGTACCGATCATGCGCGAACGTCCCGCCTCGCTGAGTCGACCAACCCACGTGTTCATTCGCGGTCTGTTCTTGACCAAGGGAGATCAGGTCTCGCCGGGAGTTCCAGCCTCGATGCCCCCCTTAGCGAAACCGGATGCCGCCCCAGACCACTCGGATCCGACCCGACTGAGCTTGGCAAACTGGATCGCCAGCGACGAGAACCCCTTTACCGCTCGTGTGGCTGTGAACCGTGTGTGGGCACGCCTATTCGGGATCGGCATCGTAGCAACTGAGGAAGACTTCGGATCCAGTGGCGAGCGACCTTCCGATCCAGCATTGCTTGATCATCTGGCAACTCGATTCCAGGGTGATCAAGCTTGGAGCCAGAAGGCACTGCTACGCTCGATTGTGCTCTCGAGCACCTATCGGCAAGATTCAGCGAACCGGCCCAAAGTGAGTTCAAGCGACCCCGAAAATCGCTTGCTCGCCCGCGGCCCCCGATTCCGCTTGCCCGCCGAGATGGTCCGAGATGCGGCTCTGGCCGCTTCGGGACTGTTATCGGACAAATTGCATGGACCGCCGGTCCAACCGCCGATTCCTGATGGTATCTGGAAACCATTCGCCGGTGATCCTTGGAAGACTCCGGGGACCGACGACCCGGATCGATACCGGCGGTCGATTTACACCTATATCAAACGCAGCATCCCCTATCCGATGTTCGCCGCCTTCGACGCACCTTCGCGTGAATTTTGCACGCCCCGTCGATTGCGCAGCAATACGCCCTTGCAGGCCTTGACCACCTTCAACGACACCACGTTCGTCGAGTGTGCAAACGCCTTGGCGACACGCATGTTAGCCGAACACAAAGACATCGATGATCAACTGAAATTTGGATTCATCACGGTGACCTCACGCCAACCAAACAGCACGGAGCTCGCAGCGTTGAAGTCGCTTTACCAATCTTGTCTCGACGACGACGACACGCCTGTTGACGCCATGCAGGCAGTCTCGGCAGTCCTCTTGAACCTCGACGAAATCATGAGCAAATAA
- a CDS encoding DUF1501 domain-containing protein — translation MSKRESLQQSVVRQSLENTTRRNFLNQCASGMTAGVGGLWLASQMAGTVQAGYQPQHAATDPLSSLAPPRPAKVKRVIYLHMVGAPSQLELFDFKPDLNALDGKECPQSFLEGKRFAFINGTPRMLGHQYKFDRYGDCGAWVSEMMPHTAQCVDQLCFIKTMQTDQFNHGPAQLLCHTGATVMGSPSIGSWVTWGLGTENADLPGFIVLLSGGRLPRVGKALWSSGFLPSVYQGVQCRSQGDPVLNVSNPPGVSRSKRRRQLDALDVLNQQSYEQFGDPETLTRIAQYEMAFRMQVAAPEVMDITKESADTLSAYGAEPGKESFANNCLLARRLVEQGVRFVQLFDWGWDTHGSSKSESLNHGFRDKCQQTDQPVAALLNDLRQRGLLEDTLVVWGGEFGRTPMRENRGGGTMAFMGRDHSPDAFTIWMAGAGIKPGFTYGETDPVGYTATTNPVQLRDLHATLLHLLGFDYQQLSYPFKGLDQKLTGVKPTRLVKEILSDNA, via the coding sequence ATGTCCAAAAGAGAATCACTCCAGCAATCCGTCGTTCGCCAATCGCTTGAAAATACGACCCGACGGAACTTTTTGAACCAATGCGCCTCGGGCATGACGGCAGGCGTCGGAGGCTTGTGGCTAGCGTCTCAGATGGCAGGGACCGTTCAGGCAGGGTATCAGCCCCAGCATGCTGCCACCGATCCGCTGAGTTCACTGGCTCCACCGCGGCCTGCCAAAGTGAAGCGAGTCATTTACCTTCACATGGTAGGTGCCCCCAGCCAATTGGAACTGTTCGACTTCAAACCCGACCTCAACGCCCTCGATGGCAAGGAATGCCCTCAGTCATTTCTCGAGGGCAAACGGTTTGCTTTTATCAATGGTACGCCCCGCATGCTGGGTCATCAGTACAAATTTGATCGGTACGGAGATTGCGGCGCATGGGTCTCCGAAATGATGCCGCACACGGCTCAGTGTGTTGATCAACTTTGCTTTATCAAGACGATGCAAACGGACCAATTCAATCACGGTCCGGCTCAATTGCTCTGCCATACGGGAGCGACCGTGATGGGGTCACCCTCCATTGGGTCGTGGGTTACCTGGGGACTCGGCACAGAGAACGCTGACCTGCCGGGGTTCATTGTGCTGTTGTCAGGTGGCCGGCTGCCACGGGTGGGCAAAGCATTGTGGAGTTCCGGTTTCTTACCGTCAGTCTATCAAGGCGTGCAATGCCGTTCGCAAGGCGATCCCGTTCTCAACGTGTCCAATCCGCCCGGCGTTTCTCGATCCAAGCGACGGCGGCAACTCGACGCCCTCGACGTACTCAACCAGCAATCCTATGAGCAATTCGGCGACCCCGAAACGCTCACGCGCATCGCCCAGTACGAAATGGCATTTCGTATGCAAGTCGCTGCACCGGAAGTCATGGATATCACCAAGGAGTCGGCCGACACCTTATCAGCTTATGGTGCCGAACCAGGCAAAGAATCGTTTGCCAATAACTGTCTGCTGGCTCGGCGACTGGTCGAGCAGGGAGTGCGGTTCGTTCAATTATTTGACTGGGGATGGGACACCCATGGATCCAGCAAGAGCGAGTCGCTCAATCACGGTTTCCGGGATAAGTGTCAGCAGACTGACCAGCCCGTTGCGGCATTGTTGAATGATCTGCGTCAACGTGGTCTGCTCGAAGACACGTTGGTAGTTTGGGGCGGTGAATTTGGACGGACCCCGATGCGTGAAAATCGCGGTGGCGGCACGATGGCGTTCATGGGCCGTGATCATAGCCCTGACGCGTTCACCATTTGGATGGCAGGCGCTGGCATTAAACCGGGATTTACCTACGGTGAAACCGACCCGGTTGGCTATACCGCGACGACCAATCCCGTCCAGCTACGAGATCTTCACGCCACGCTGCTGCACCTGCTCGGTTTCGACTACCAACAGCTGTCATACCCATTCAAAGGGCTCGATCAAAAACTCACCGGAGTAAAACCCACCCGGTTGGTCAAAGAGATACTTAGCGATAACGCTTGA